The window CCCGAGCCCGACGGTTGCCGCGCCGCGACAGGATCCGGGATGCGTATCTTCCCGATCAGCGCCGACAGCACGAGCCGGGCGGGCAGTCGGAGACCCCGTGGCACGGTCATCGCGACGGCGAGACGCGTGTCGAAGGTGACGGGGAGGTCGTAGAAGATCACGTGGCGTTCGGTGAGCGAGAAGTCGTGCATCATCGGACTGCCCGCGACCTCGACGTCGACCGTGCGGCGGGTCCGGCCGTCGGTACCGATCACCGAGTACTGCACGGTGTTCCCACGCAGCATGCTGTAGGACACCGCGTGCAGTTCACCGGTGTCCGGGTCGCGCTTGGGATGCGCGGTGTAGCCGCCCGTCAGGGTGCCGTCGAAGTCGCAGACGCCGACGGTGTCGAGTTCTTCGGTCAGCTCGTAGTTGGGCACGCCTGCCTCGATGAGCGCCAACGTCTTTCCGGCGTGCCCGATCACATTGGTGTTCGCACCGATCCCGGAGATCGGGAACCGGCCCTCGGGCACGGACTCCCCCAGCGCACGGGCGGCCGCCGGGCCGCGAACCCACCGGTTGCGGTACCACTCGGCCCGGCCGTCCCTGATCCGGATGCCGTGCACCATGCCGTCGCCGATGAACCAGTGGTAGAGCTGCGGGTCGATCTCACCGATCGGGTTGGGGCCGTTGCGCAGATAGCGCCCGTCGAGGTGATCCGGGATGGTCCCGGTCACGTCGAGGTCGCTGAGCGTGTACTCCTCAGAGATCGGCGCGTAGGCACCCTCCAGATACCGGTGGGCCACATCGACCTCCAATAACAGCGTTATAGGACACCTCTGTATAACACCGTTATGGCAGAGTGGCAACGGTGAACGCGGTCCGCGACAAGATGGTGGCCGCCGGGGTGCGCCTCCTGGAGCGCGACGGCCTGAGCGCGCTGAGTGCCCGCAGCGTCGCGACCGAAGCGGGCACGTCGACCATGGCGCTCTACACCCATTTCGGCGGCATGACCGGTTTACTCGACGCCGTCGCCGTGGACGTGTTCCACCGCTTCACCGAGGCGCTGACCGGCGTCCCGCGCAGCGACGATCCGGTGGCCGACTTCCTGATGATGGGCCTGGCCTACCATCGGTTCGCGCTCGCCAATCCTGCCCGCTACCAACTGATCTTCGGGGCGGCATCCCCGGAGTCCATCGCGCGGTTCCGCACCGACATCACCGAAACCGGCAGCGCGACGAACAGGGCCGAGTGGGCGGCGTCGTTCGGTGCGCTGCACGGCGCGGTACACCGCATGATGGCCGCCGGCCGGATCCGGCAGGATGACGAACTCGCGGTGGCAGGGCGCCTCTGGAGCATCAACCACGGCGCGGTCATGCTGGAGATGGCCGGTTTCTTCGGCCATGAAGGACACGGGCTGGCGCAGATCCTCGGTCCGTTGATCATCGACACTCTCGTCGGGATGGGCGACGACCGTGACGCGGCCGTGCGGTCGATGCACGCAGTCCTGACCCAGAACTCCTAGCGCAGTGCGTGTTCCAATCGGTCGACATAGGCGTCGATGTCGCCGATCGCCGACTCGGCCGCGTACACACTGACCGCGACGTACTCACCGATACCGTGCACACCGTGCGTCACCCCCATCATCGGGGACAGGGTCGGGAAGCCGGCGGTCAGCAGCACGGGGGCGTCACCGAATCGCAGGTCGGCGGCGCCGCGGTTCACACTGGAGACGACCGTGTTGCCGGTGACCGTCGGCCAACGCAGATCGGGGTCGAAATGGCCGACGCCCCAGCGCAGTAACGGTGCGGGAACCGCGGCGGACGCCGCGTCCTCCGCGCCCATCGCCGGGTGGGTCGCCCGTCGCCGACGTTGCGCGAACTCGTCGGCGATCAGGCGCATCCGGGTCGCGGGCTCCTCGTCGGGATGGAGACCGATGCCGACATTGCCGAAGTGGTTGTTCGCCTGTCGCGGGCCGACTTTCGCCATCGGAACCTCGGCGCCCAGGTGCGCCGGGTCGTCACCCAGTTCTCGCAGGTGTGCGGCCAGCGCGCCGGAGATCGCCGACAGTGCCCCCACCGTGACGGTGTGTCCGTCGAACAGACCGCGCTCCACGACGACCGTCCTGAGATGGCAGTCCCCCTCGGGACGGATGTTGCTGTGCAAGGTGGGCCGCGAAACCGCCTGCGCCGGAACATGGCCCGCAGCGGTGTCGCGCAGAAGCCGACGGTGCTCGCGCCCCGCCCGCACGGCGCGCACCGGCAGAGCCACCGCGGGTGACCGCATCCGGGGTACCGCGGCCACCGGGTCCCCGCGGCCGAGCAGGTAGGCCGCCAGGGCCGAGGCGCGGACACCGTCGGCGAGGGCATGACAGATCTGCAGCACCAACACCGAGGCCGCGTCCGTCGCGCCCGGCACGTCGACGACGGAGGGGAAGACGTGGAGCCGCCATGTCATCACGCAAGCGTCGAGTTGGCTCTCCACCGATGCCGCCACCGCAGCCAGGCAGCCATCCCACGTCGCCTCCGCGCGCACGACGAACTGATCGGCGCCGACCGGGCGGGGCTCCCATCGCGGGTAGGTCCAGAATCCCGTGTCGGCGATACGCAGCCCGAACTCGCCGCACGCCCGAGCTCTGGCCGAGATCACGGCCAGAGCCTCGTCGAGGTCGCCGACCGAACCGTCGAACGCGTACAGCAGAAACTGGTCGTCGGGGATGGACCGGCACAGCCAGAGGGTCCTGGCGTCGACCGCAGTGAGCCGACGCACCGTCACGACCGCTCCGAAAGCCCGCTTACACCGGGTCGAACTTGGAGATCAGCCAGCGATCGCCGTCCTTCTCCAACGTGACCCGCACGCTCGACGCCGTGTCGGTCGGCGCGTCCGGCCCCATCGTCACCGTCTGGTTCACGAACAACAGCACCACGGCCTCTTCCCCGGTCACCGACACCGACGCCGCTGCCGGCACCGTGGCGATCGCCGAGATCTGCTTCTCCTTGGCGCCCGGGATCACGACGTCGTTGGTCAACGACGTGTAGGAGTCCCGGAATTCGCCCGTGAGCAGCTCACGGGCCGCGCCCAACTGCTGTTCAACGGTGTCAGGGGCGTAGGACAGCAACGCGATCGTGCCGTCTCGGGCCGCCTGCACCGACGTCTCCGCCAGGGACGGTCTGCCGGCCCCGCCGACGGACATCGACCCGTCACGGTTGGAGTTGTCGAGCCACTTCAGGTATCCGGCGCCGGCGGCCAGCACGAGCGCGATCACAGGCAGCACGATGAACGCCACGACCCGGGACCATTGGATCCCGCGACTGGGGGTGGGCTCCGCCTCCGTGGCAGCTTCGGTCGGCTCCGCCTCCGTGGCAGCTTCGGTCGGCTCCGCCTCCGTGACAGCTTCGGTCGGCTCCGCCTCCGTGGCAGCTTCGGTCGGCTCCGCCTCCGTGACCGCCTTCTTCTCCAGGTCCACGCTCTCGCCGTCGCCCTTCACGTCGTCGGTCACGGCACGAACTCCACGTTCGACACCTTCGCCTCGCCGTCGATCTCCTGGACCGAGATCCTCATCCGCCATGCTCTCGGTTGTTGTTCCGCCGAACCGGCATTGGTCGTGCGCACCGTGACCGCGACCAGCACCTGTCCCCCGGTGTCGGTGGCGGATTCCAGGCCCGCCTCGGCGATGGAGCCCTCCGACTTGGACTGCGCCTGCTTGACCACCTGGACGAACGGTTCGGCGCGCTGCTGGAAGTCGTCGTAGAACGTGCCGGTCGCCGAGTCCAGGATGCGCTGAACATCGGCCTCGGCGCTCTCCCAGTTGATCGTCGTCAGGTTCAGCGCCCCCTGTCGGCCCACCTGCACGAAGAGGTTGCGCCGTTCCTCGGCGCGATGCGACTCGTAGGTCTGATAGCCCAGCCAGCCCGCGAGGCCCGCCAACGCCAACACCGCGACCAGGCCCGCGATCAGCGCGAGCTTGACGGGCGACCTCCCGGCTTTCGCCGTGGTCGTGGCGGTGTCGTCGGGCTCGGTGGTCCCGGCGCCCTCGGTGTCGGCATCGGCGTCAGAGTCGGTGTCGGTCAGCTCGACCGCGGTGGACGACTCACGCTCGTCGGCGTCGGTCAGTTCCCCTTCGGGGGCAGCAGCATCGTCTGCCATGTTTGCTCCTCTGTGGCACCTTCAGCCAGGTTGGACTGCGTGTACACGCGTCCGTCCGGACCAACGTACGTGCCGTTCGCGGGGTCGTATTCAGCGGCCGCCACAGGCGGCGGGGCCGGGCCCGGCGGTGAAGAAGCTTGCGCAGGTTGTTGACCTGGCCGCAACTGCGGGACGGCTTGCCCGGACAGCGTAGCGTTCGGGTCGCCCTTCCAATTGTAGCCCTCGTTCAGCGGCACATAGACCTCGCCGCTCTCGCACATCGCCGCGCTGGGTGCGCGTTTGCCGGGCACCGTCGCGCACGGGATGTTGCGCGCACCGCGGACGTTGAACGCACTGTCTTGCGGCACCCGGCAGTACAGATCTCCGCGCGGCCGGTCGGGGGCGTCCTCGAACGTCGGTGCGCGCTGCTGCTGAGCGGGCAGGAACCCGGTCGTGCACGGCGGCGGGACGTTCAGGTTCAGGTTGAAGACCAGATAGTCGCCCATGTAGTCCTGCTTGGTGCCGTTCTTGGCGACACCGACCGCCTGGGTCACCGCGGTGCCCTGCGGCAGCAGCACGAGCAGCTGCTCCAGGTTGGGCTGGTAGGCGACCGCGACCTCGCCGACGCTGACCAGGTTGGCGAGCACGATCGGCAGGGTGGGCTTGATGCGGTCGAACAGGGCCCGCGTCTCCTCGGCGGCGCCGGGACCCTTGCTCAAGATGCCGGACACCGCGGCGTCCTGGCTCTCCAGCTGGCCGGTG is drawn from Mycolicibacterium gilvum and contains these coding sequences:
- a CDS encoding carotenoid oxygenase family protein, which codes for MAHRYLEGAYAPISEEYTLSDLDVTGTIPDHLDGRYLRNGPNPIGEIDPQLYHWFIGDGMVHGIRIRDGRAEWYRNRWVRGPAAARALGESVPEGRFPISGIGANTNVIGHAGKTLALIEAGVPNYELTEELDTVGVCDFDGTLTGGYTAHPKRDPDTGELHAVSYSMLRGNTVQYSVIGTDGRTRRTVDVEVAGSPMMHDFSLTERHVIFYDLPVTFDTRLAVAMTVPRGLRLPARLVLSALIGKIRIPDPVAARQPSGSGSDRRFPYSWNPRYPARIGVMPRDGGGADVRWFEVEPCYVFHPMNAYDSPTDDTIVLDVVRHPKMFDTDHLGPNEGPPTLERWTVDPVAGKVRQSRVDDRAQEFPRVDERRVGKRHRYGYAPCVGDGTGSDTLLKHDLIGDNSPSRSFGAGKVVGEFVFHPSSADAAEDDGVLMGYVYDRATDRSEFAILDAATLEDVATVGLPHRVPSGFHGNWVPTA
- a CDS encoding TetR/AcrR family transcriptional regulator: MNAVRDKMVAAGVRLLERDGLSALSARSVATEAGTSTMALYTHFGGMTGLLDAVAVDVFHRFTEALTGVPRSDDPVADFLMMGLAYHRFALANPARYQLIFGAASPESIARFRTDITETGSATNRAEWAASFGALHGAVHRMMAAGRIRQDDELAVAGRLWSINHGAVMLEMAGFFGHEGHGLAQILGPLIIDTLVGMGDDRDAAVRSMHAVLTQNS
- a CDS encoding WS/DGAT domain-containing protein, coding for MTVRRLTAVDARTLWLCRSIPDDQFLLYAFDGSVGDLDEALAVISARARACGEFGLRIADTGFWTYPRWEPRPVGADQFVVRAEATWDGCLAAVAASVESQLDACVMTWRLHVFPSVVDVPGATDAASVLVLQICHALADGVRASALAAYLLGRGDPVAAVPRMRSPAVALPVRAVRAGREHRRLLRDTAAGHVPAQAVSRPTLHSNIRPEGDCHLRTVVVERGLFDGHTVTVGALSAISGALAAHLRELGDDPAHLGAEVPMAKVGPRQANNHFGNVGIGLHPDEEPATRMRLIADEFAQRRRRATHPAMGAEDAASAAVPAPLLRWGVGHFDPDLRWPTVTGNTVVSSVNRGAADLRFGDAPVLLTAGFPTLSPMMGVTHGVHGIGEYVAVSVYAAESAIGDIDAYVDRLEHALR
- a CDS encoding tetratricopeptide repeat protein — translated: MADDAAAPEGELTDADERESSTAVELTDTDSDADADTEGAGTTEPDDTATTTAKAGRSPVKLALIAGLVAVLALAGLAGWLGYQTYESHRAEERRNLFVQVGRQGALNLTTINWESAEADVQRILDSATGTFYDDFQQRAEPFVQVVKQAQSKSEGSIAEAGLESATDTGGQVLVAVTVRTTNAGSAEQQPRAWRMRISVQEIDGEAKVSNVEFVP
- a CDS encoding MCE family protein — protein: MRVTRQMLIQLAIFSLLAVTALGIMVFGYMRLPEMVGIGQYKVTLELPETGGLYERSNVTYRGSQVGIVESVGLTDRGVAAELSLNSDVKIPADLIASVRSQSAVGEQFVELVPQSGDGPVLRNGDVISRDRARVPADVNTVLELTNEGLRAIPQDNLRTVVDEAYEAVGGLGPELRRLVNGSAQLAIDARANLDSLTTVIDQSKPVLDSQIDTSDSIQAWASNLADLTGQLESQDAAVSGILSKGPGAAEETRALFDRIKPTLPIVLANLVSVGEVAVAYQPNLEQLLVLLPQGTAVTQAVGVAKNGTKQDYMGDYLVFNLNLNVPPPCTTGFLPAQQQRAPTFEDAPDRPRGDLYCRVPQDSAFNVRGARNIPCATVPGKRAPSAAMCESGEVYVPLNEGYNWKGDPNATLSGQAVPQLRPGQQPAQASSPPGPAPPPVAAAEYDPANGTYVGPDGRVYTQSNLAEGATEEQTWQTMLLPPKGN